TATTATAGCTTTCGCTTACCCTCTGACCAATGGCAGTAATAATTGTATCTGTTTTAATCTTAAATTCACTCCCAGAAATTGGAATTGGCTTTCTTCTTCCCGATGAATCTGGTTCGCCAAGCTCCATCCTTATACATTCAATTGAATCCTCAAAAACCCTATTGGGAGCAACCAGGAATTCTATCTTTACCCCTTCCTCTTCTGCTTCCTTTATCTCCTTTTTTGAGGCAGGCATCTCATCCCTTCCCCTCCTGTAAAGAATTGAAACCCTGTCTGCACCAAGCCTTAAACTTGTCCTCGCACAATCAATGGCGGTATTTCCACCACCAATTACACAAACATTTTTTCCTAGATCTGGTTTTTTCCCATAAGCTACATCCCTTAATAGCTTAATTCCAGAGATAACATGGGAAAGGTCTTCTCCAGCAATTCCTAGCTTTATATCCTTTTGGCAGCCAATTGCAATAAATATGGCATCAAAATTCAGGTTTGAAATTTCATCCTTCTTAATCTTTGCATTTGTCTTTACCTCTACACCCAGCTTGATTATCTTTTCAATCTCTGCATCAAGAATATCCTTGGGAAGCCTATACTCTGGAATCCCATATCTCATCATCCCACCCAATTTCTCATCCTTCTCAAATATGGTTATAGAATATCCTTCTTTTGCCAGATAATAGGCACAAGCAAGCCCCGCCGGCCCCCCTCCCACCACCCCAATTTTCTTCCCATTTAATTCCGCATTCCGCATTCCGCATTCCGCATTCCTTAAACCCCAATCCCCTACAAACCTCTTAAGCTCCCTTATTGCTAAAGAACCCCCTTTTAAATTCCTTCTACAATTTTCCTCACAAAATGCTGGGCAGACCCTACCCACAGAAGATGGAAACGGCAAATTTTCCATAATAAGATGATAAGAGGCTTCATAATTTCCCTCTCTTATTAGTCTTATGTATCCTTCAACATCAATTCCGGCTGGGCAATTCATTTTGCAAGGGCTTAAGCAATCCCCCCAATGGGCTGACAAAAGAAGTTCAAGGCACAATTTTCTTGCCCCTCTTACCTTTGGTGTATTTGTGTGAATTACCATCCCATTCATTACCTTTGTTCCACAAGCAGGAACCAGCCTTGGGATATTTTCTACCTCAACCACACAGAGGAGGCATCCTCCATAAGGCTCAAAGCCCTCAAGAAAACATAGGGTGGGAATATCAATCCCATTATTTTTTGCAATCTCAAGAATGGTCTTACCTTCTTCTGCCTCTAATACCTTATTGTCTATGGTTATTTTCATAGTTATAATTTAGCCTTTAGTCATTGGCTTTTAGAAAATTTGTATGTGTTTAGCGTTGTTAGGCGATGTTTCAGCCACCCTATTTTCAGAAACTCTTCTTATAGGGTTGTCCAGTTTTCAATTTAGGGATGGCTGGGTAATCTCTCTGGTTGAAAGTGTATAGAGGTAAATTCAAAGCCACAGCCATTTGACCAATTAAGGCATCAAGGATTCCCAGCCTATGGCTAAGATGATAACGGACAAGCGCAGACAACGCCTCATCACATATCTTTGATGAAGGCCAAACTACGCTATAAGTTCCCAATTCCTTTTCTACCTTCTCTTGCTCAGTCTTGTTTCTACAGCCTTGAATCAGCTCCATAACCACAAATCCAGGTAAAACGATTTCTTCTTCACCGAGGAAATCTAGCCAAGCCACCGCAGGTGGGTATTCACGCAAAAGGTCTATCATCACATCAGTATCTACAAGAATCATACTTACCCTCGCCGCCTTTGTGCTTGTTCACGGAGTTGACGGGCATAAGCTGAACTATTTTTAATATCCTTACGATCCTTCCAGAGTCCAATTAGTTCAGAATGAAGTATCTGAGAGGCTGTCAAATAAGGATGCCTAGGCATAGCCGAGGATTCAACCAGCAAGATCATCTCCACATATTCTCCCTTCTTACAGGGCAACCCGCTCACAAAGATTTCTCCATCCCTCTCAATAACTTTGTTAAGACGAATCGCCTCCATAATCTTTTACCTCCATTAACGCTACAGTTTCGTATTATACGCTATCGACAAAAAGTCAAGCAAGACAAAATGAAGCTTTATTTTTTGATTATACATTATGAAATCAAAAATGTAAAGGAGAAGGAATTTTTTGTGCTCCCTACTCTACAATAATTGCACCAAACTTACAGGTATCATAGCATATCCCACATTTTATACATTTATCCTGGTCTATTTTATGAGCTTTCTTTTTCTCTCCCGAGATTGCATTATTTGGGCATTTTTTGGCGCATAGACCGCAGCCGGTGCAAACATTAGGGTTTATGGAATAAGTAAGTAAGGCTTTGCATACCTTGGCAGGGCATTTTTTATCCTTTATATGTGCCTCATATTCATCCCTAAAGTATTTCAGGGTTGTAAGCACAGGGTTTGGTGCGGTTTGACCAAGTCCGCAAAGGCTTGCTGATTTTATGGTTAAGGCAAGCTCTTCCAAAAGAGAAATATCGGAAATCTCCCCTTTGCCTTCGGTAATACGCGTAAGAATCTCAAGCATCCTCCTTGTTCCTATTCTGCATAAGGTGCATTTCCCGCAGCTCTCATCCTGGACAAAATTAAGGAAAAACCTTGCTACATCAACCATACAGGTTGTCTCATCCATAATAACCATACCACCCGAACCCATAATCGCCCCTGTTTTGGTAATGGAATCATAGTCAACCGGGGTATCCAAAAGGGCTTCAGGAATGCATCCACCCGAGGGACCACCTATCTGAATAGCCTTAAATCTTTTGTTATCCCTTATTCCAGAACCAAGGCTAAAGACAATCTCCCTTAGGCTTATTCCCATTTCAACCTCAATAAGCCCTGGGTTCTTTACCTTTCCTGCCAAGCAGAATACCTTTGTTCCCTTTGATTTTTCTGTTCCTAAGGAGGCAAATTTTTCCTCTCCTTCCAAAATTATCCAGGGGATGTTTGCCCAGGTTTCCACATTATTTATATTGGTTGGTCTTTGAAATAATCCAGATTGGGCAGGAAAGGGAGGCCTTAGCCTTGGCATCCCCCTTTTTCCTTCAATTGAGGCAATTAGAGCGGTTTCTTCTCCGCAGACAAATGCGCCTGCCCCTTCTTTTATCTTTATTTTAAATCCATCCAAAAGACCTTTTTCTTCTGCCTGGGCTATTGCAATCTCCAGCCTCTTTATTGCCAAGGGATATTCCATCCTGACATAGATATAGCCAATATCCGCACCAATACTATAACCGCCAATCGCCATTCCCTCCAAAACAGAATGGGGGTCGCTCTCCAAAACAGCCCTGTCCATAAATGCACCTGGGTCACCCTCATCGGCATTGCAAATAACAAACCTGGGAGGAGGGTTTTGCCGGGTAAGTTTCCATTTTAAACCAGTGGGAAATCCCGCTCCACCCCTTCCCCTTAAGCCAGATTTTGTTATTTCCTCAATGATTTCCTCTGGAGACATTGTTTTTGCCTTTTTTAAGGCACTATATCCACCAATTTTTATATAATCATCAATATTCTCAGGGTCTATAATGCCACAATTCCGCGTGACAATCCTTTTTNNNNNNNNNNAATGTATTCTTCAATTGATTCTTTGTTTATAATTTTTCTTGCTAGCCCTTCTCTTACATTGCGGTAGGTTGTTTTTTTATTTTCCTCAATTATCTCAACAATAGGCTCTAAATAGCAAAGCCCAAGGCAACCTGTTTTTGCGGTGGGAATCCCCTT
The nucleotide sequence above comes from bacterium. Encoded proteins:
- a CDS encoding FAD-dependent oxidoreductase — translated: MKITIDNKVLEAEEGKTILEIAKNNGIDIPTLCFLEGFEPYGGCLLCVVEVENIPRLVPACGTKVMNGMVIHTNTPKVRGARKLCLELLLSAHWGDCLSPCKMNCPAGIDVEGYIRLIREGNYEASYHLIMENLPFPSSVGRVCPAFCEENCRRNLKGGSLAIRELKRFVGDWGLRNAECGMRNAELNGKKIGVVGGGPAGLACAYYLAKEGYSITIFEKDEKLGGMMRYGIPEYRLPKDILDAEIEKIIKLGVEVKTNAKIKKDEISNLNFDAIFIAIGCQKDIKLGIAGEDLSHVISGIKLLRDVAYGKKPDLGKNVCVIGGGNTAIDCARTSLRLGADRVSILYRRGRDEMPASKKEIKEAEEEGVKIEFLVAPNRVFEDSIECIRMELGEPDSSGRRKPIPISGSEFKIKTDTIITAIGQRVSESYNIGGNVFAGGDCVSGPATVVEAIASGKKGATSIMNYLNGKGGKEKKEYNCVREGISPEDIITEEQIRYKTKVVSADERKKNFQEIEETMDKEDAKKESERCLKCGCEKVSDCLLRKYASIYEVNPERVSGFIEKRVVDTSKDNIKYDPNKCILCSRCIRICLEIKKLGVLGFVGRGYRTQIKGGFGAMLSETSCDGCLECVNHCPTGAMVAR
- a CDS encoding type II toxin-antitoxin system VapC family toxin, translating into MILVDTDVMIDLLREYPPAVAWLDFLGEEEIVLPGFVVMELIQGCRNKTEQEKVEKELGTYSVVWPSSKICDEALSALVRYHLSHRLGILDALIGQMAVALNLPLYTFNQRDYPAIPKLKTGQPYKKSF
- a CDS encoding NADH-ubiquinone oxidoreductase-F iron-sulfur binding region domain-containing protein encodes the protein KRIVTRNCGIIDPENIDDYIKIGGYSALKKAKTMSPEEIIEEITKSGLRGRGGAGFPTGLKWKLTRQNPPPRFVICNADEGDPGAFMDRAVLESDPHSVLEGMAIGGYSIGADIGYIYVRMEYPLAIKRLEIAIAQAEEKGLLDGFKIKIKEGAGAFVCGEETALIASIEGKRGMPRLRPPFPAQSGLFQRPTNINNVETWANIPWIILEGEEKFASLGTEKSKGTKVFCLAGKVKNPGLIEVEMGISLREIVFSLGSGIRDNKRFKAIQIGGPSGGCIPEALLDTPVDYDSITKTGAIMGSGGMVIMDETTCMVDVARFFLNFVQDESCGKCTLCRIGTRRMLEILTRITEGKGEISDISLLEELALTIKSASLCGLGQTAPNPVLTTLKYFRDEYEAHIKDKKCPAKVCKALLTYSINPNVCTGCGLCAKKCPNNAISGEKKKAHKIDQDKCIKCGICYDTCKFGAIIVE
- a CDS encoding (2Fe-2S) ferredoxin domain-containing protein, giving the protein MKAIIGMGSCGIAAGAEEIFELFKRKGIPTAKTGCLGLCYLEPIVEIIEENKKTTYRNVREGLARKIINKESIEEYI